Proteins encoded in a region of the Salipiger sp. CCB-MM3 genome:
- a CDS encoding helix-turn-helix domain-containing protein, whose protein sequence is MFGANLRRLGKHAPSISALCRDLGINRTQFNRYLAGESFPRPDVLHRICTFFNVDARILLEPVEEIRQEPRDLLSHPFIADYVGAGMKGLVEDDFPSGFYRFSRAAFSEEERFVVGVVHISRQGGYTFLRGFEPKEALAMYDLPTDAASREYRGLVMPQAEGIAALVSRRDAVTTSFNYLSRAAALANHFWVGYTVRTTPENPSGRRAARLVYEYLGHDTHKVLAAARGAGYRTMKELVPFHRQQLRVNEPFR, encoded by the coding sequence GTGTTTGGCGCGAATCTCCGAAGGCTCGGGAAACACGCCCCCTCCATTTCCGCCCTGTGCCGCGACCTCGGAATTAACCGGACGCAGTTCAATCGCTATCTGGCGGGGGAATCCTTCCCCCGGCCGGACGTGCTGCACCGCATCTGCACCTTCTTCAACGTCGACGCGCGCATTCTGCTCGAACCGGTCGAGGAGATCCGGCAAGAGCCGCGCGATCTGCTGAGCCATCCGTTCATCGCCGATTACGTCGGTGCCGGAATGAAGGGGCTGGTCGAGGATGATTTCCCCTCGGGCTTCTATCGCTTCTCGCGCGCTGCCTTCTCCGAAGAAGAGCGTTTCGTCGTCGGCGTCGTGCATATTTCTCGTCAGGGCGGCTATACCTTCCTGCGCGGCTTCGAGCCGAAAGAGGCGCTGGCCATGTATGATCTGCCCACCGATGCCGCCTCGCGCGAGTATCGCGGGCTGGTCATGCCGCAGGCCGAGGGGATCGCCGCGCTGGTCAGCCGCCGCGATGCGGTGACCACCTCGTTCAACTACCTCTCGCGTGCTGCCGCGCTCGCCAACCATTTCTGGGTTGGCTACACCGTGCGCACCACCCCCGAGAACCCTTCGGGCAGGCGTGCGGCGCGGCTGGTCTACGAATACCTCGGCCATGACACCCACAAGGTGCTCGCCGCTGCGCGCGGTGCCGGCTACCGGACGATGAAAGAGCTTGTGCCCTTCCACCGCCAGCAGCTGCGCGTCAACGAGCCGTTCCGCTGA
- the ilvN gene encoding acetolactate synthase small subunit, translated as MSPLQIKKGSSKHSAYNLRPTFSDVQETHTITVLVENEPGVLARVIGLFSGRGYNIDSLTVAEVDHEGHLSRITIVTTGTPQVIEQIKAQLGRIVSVRDVHDLTAEGSSVERELALLKVVGAGDKRVEALRLADIFRANVVDSTLESFVFQLTGTPDKIDAFADLMRPLGLVQVARTGVAALSRGHD; from the coding sequence ATGTCGCCGCTACAGATCAAGAAAGGTTCGTCCAAACATTCGGCCTATAACCTCCGGCCGACATTCTCGGACGTGCAGGAAACCCATACGATTACCGTTCTGGTGGAAAACGAACCGGGCGTTCTGGCGCGGGTTATCGGGCTCTTTTCCGGGCGCGGCTATAACATCGACAGCCTGACCGTGGCCGAGGTGGATCACGAAGGGCATCTGTCGCGGATCACCATTGTCACCACCGGCACGCCGCAGGTGATCGAGCAGATCAAGGCACAGCTGGGCCGGATCGTTTCGGTGCGCGACGTGCACGACCTGACCGCCGAAGGCAGCTCGGTCGAGCGGGAACTGGCTCTGCTGAAGGTCGTGGGCGCGGGTGACAAGCGGGTCGAGGCGCTGCGCCTTGCGGACATCTTCCGCGCCAATGTGGTGGACAGCACGCTTGAGAGCTTTGTCTTCCAACTCACCGGCACGCCTGACAAGATCGACGCTTTTGCCGACCTGATGCGCCCGCTTGGCCTTGTTCAGGTGGCGCGCACCGGCGTCGCGGCCCTGTCGCGCGGACACGACTGA
- a CDS encoding acetolactate synthase 3 large subunit, translated as MTRQMTGAKMVVQALKDQGVDTVFGYPGGAVLPIYDEIFQQNDIRHILVRHEQGAIHAAEGYARSTGKPGVALVTSGPGATNAVTGLTDALLDSIPIIVLSGQVPTFMIGSDAFQEADTVGITRPCTKHNWLVKETDKLSATIHQGFHVATSGRPGPVLIDIPKDVQFATGTYTAKPQAPVGHYQPQVKGDIETITQLVEAIENAEKPVFYTGGGVINSGPAASQLLRELVEATGFPITSTLMGLGAYPASGKAWLGMLGMHGLYEANLAMHGCDLMINIGARFDDRITGRLDAFSPRSKKAHIDIDPSSINKVIKADIPIVGDVGHVLEDVLKIWKARGRKVNREAIAKWWRQIEEWKKVECLTYKNSETTIKPQYALQRLEALTKSHDRYIATEVGQHQMWAAQFLGFEDPNRWMTSGGLGTMGYGFPASIGVQVAHPDALVINVAGEASWLMNMQEMGTAVQFNLPVKQFILNNERLGMVRQWQQLLHGERYSQSWSEALPDFVKLAEAFGAKGIICKDPADLDDAIMEMINYDGPVIFDCLVEKHENCFPMIPSGEPHNKMLLGDAQATNAIAGKGAVLV; from the coding sequence TGCGGCATGAGCAGGGCGCGATCCACGCCGCCGAAGGCTATGCCCGCTCGACCGGCAAGCCGGGTGTGGCGCTGGTGACCTCCGGCCCCGGCGCGACCAACGCCGTGACCGGCCTGACCGATGCGCTGCTGGACTCGATCCCGATCATCGTCCTTTCGGGTCAGGTGCCGACCTTCATGATCGGCTCGGACGCCTTTCAGGAGGCCGATACCGTTGGCATCACCCGCCCCTGCACCAAGCACAACTGGCTGGTCAAAGAGACCGACAAACTGTCGGCCACCATTCATCAGGGCTTTCACGTGGCGACCTCGGGCCGCCCCGGCCCGGTGCTGATCGACATTCCCAAGGACGTGCAGTTCGCCACCGGCACCTATACCGCCAAGCCGCAGGCACCGGTCGGCCACTACCAGCCGCAGGTGAAGGGCGATATCGAGACGATCACCCAGCTGGTCGAGGCCATTGAAAACGCCGAGAAACCGGTGTTCTACACCGGCGGCGGCGTGATCAACTCGGGCCCCGCGGCCAGCCAACTGCTGCGCGAACTGGTCGAGGCCACCGGCTTCCCGATCACCTCGACGCTGATGGGTCTTGGCGCCTACCCGGCGTCGGGCAAGGCGTGGCTGGGGATGCTCGGCATGCATGGTCTTTACGAGGCCAACCTCGCGATGCACGGCTGCGATCTGATGATCAACATCGGCGCGCGCTTCGACGACCGGATCACCGGGCGGCTCGATGCCTTCTCGCCGCGCTCGAAGAAGGCGCATATCGACATTGATCCCTCGTCGATCAACAAGGTGATCAAGGCCGATATTCCGATCGTCGGCGACGTGGGCCATGTGCTCGAGGACGTGCTGAAGATCTGGAAGGCGCGCGGCCGCAAAGTGAACCGCGAGGCCATCGCCAAATGGTGGCGGCAGATCGAAGAGTGGAAGAAGGTCGAATGCCTGACCTACAAGAACTCCGAGACCACGATCAAACCGCAGTACGCACTGCAGCGGCTCGAGGCGCTGACCAAGAGCCATGACCGCTATATCGCCACCGAAGTGGGCCAGCACCAGATGTGGGCGGCGCAGTTCCTCGGCTTCGAGGATCCCAACCGCTGGATGACCTCGGGCGGCCTTGGCACCATGGGCTACGGCTTCCCCGCCTCGATCGGCGTGCAGGTCGCCCATCCCGACGCGCTGGTGATCAACGTGGCAGGCGAGGCGTCTTGGCTGATGAACATGCAGGAGATGGGCACCGCGGTGCAGTTCAACCTGCCGGTGAAGCAGTTCATCCTCAACAACGAGCGGCTCGGCATGGTGCGCCAGTGGCAGCAGCTGCTGCACGGCGAGCGCTATTCGCAAAGCTGGTCCGAGGCGCTGCCCGATTTCGTCAAGCTCGCCGAGGCCTTCGGGGCCAAGGGCATCATCTGCAAGGATCCCGCCGATCTCGACGACGCGATCATGGAGATGATCAACTACGACGGGCCGGTGATCTTCGACTGCCTCGTCGAGAAGCACGAGAACTGCTTCCCGATGATCCCGTCGGGCGAGCCACACAACAAGATGCTGCTGGGCGACGCGCAGGCGACCAACGCCATCGCCGGCAAGGGCGCGGTGCTGGTCTGA